The genome window CCCGCGGCGTCGACCTGCAACCCGCCGAGCACCGCCAGGTCGACATGGCCGCCTCGAATCAGCGCGAAGCTCGTCGCGCTGTCGAAGCTCGCGGCGCCCGGCAACGACATGATGAATCCGCCGCCGGCGTCAATGAGATCGCGATTCTCCATTCCGTCCGGCGGCGGCGCGCTGAAGCCGATAAGACCATTTTCGCTCTGCATGGCGACGGACAATCCCTTCGGGATGAACCGCGCCACGAAGGTCGGCAGGCCGATCCCGAGATTGACGAGCATGCCGTCGCGCAGCTCCAGGGCGACGCGGCGCGCGATGAGCTCCTTGGCGTCCATCAGCGCGCCCTGCCCACGATGTGCGTGACGAGCACGCCCGGCGTGCGCACCGCGTCGGGCGGAATGACTCCAACCGGCACGATTTCGTCAGGTTCCGCGATGACGCAATCGGCGGCGAACGCCATGACCGGGTTGAAATTGGCCGCCGTCAGCCGATAGGTCAGATTGCCGTAGTAGTCGGACTCATGCGCGCGCAGCAGGGCGAAATCCGCCCGCAGCGGCTTTTCGATGAGAAAGCTTGCGCCGTCGATCTCAACCAGTTGCTTGCCTTGCGCGACGACCGTTCCCACGCCGGTCGGCGTCAGGACGCCGCCGAGCCCCGCGCCGCCGGCGCGAATCCGTTCGGCGAGCGTGCCTTGCGGTATGAGCTCCACTTCGATCGCGCCGGCGCTCATCAACCGCTGCGTGGTCGGATTGGTGCCGATGTGCGAGACCTCCACGCGCGCAACGCATCCCGCTTCGATCAGCTTGCCGACGCCGACGGTCGGATAGGCCGTGTCGTTGCCGATAATCGTCAACGCGCGCGCGCCACGCGCGACGAGCGCGTCGATCAACCGATCAGGCGAGCCGACGCCCAGAAACCCGCCGATCATGACGCGCGCTCCGTCGGGAACGAGTTCGGCTGCGGCTTCGACGGCGATCGCGTTTTTTCTCATCTCGCTGAACCCTGGTTATCGTGTGGGCTTGTCGAGATAATGCGTTTCGGAAACGTCGCGCAAACGCGCCGCCGCCGTTTCCGGCGTGATGTCGCGCTGGGGTTCGCCAAGCATCTCGAATCCGACCATGAATTTCCGCACGGTGGCCGAACGCAGCAGCGGCGGATAGAAATGCGCGTGAAAATGCCAGTTGGCGTGCGGCGCGCCGTCGGTCGGGCGCTGATGGAATCCCATCGAATAGGGAAAGTCCGTTTCAAAAAGATTTTCGTAGCGAATGGTTAGGCGCTTAAGGATGTCGGCAAGCGCCCTCGCCTCGCAGCCGGTCAATTCGTCAAACGCGCCGATATGCCGCGTCGCGATCACCATGGTTTCAAACGGCCAAATCGCCCAGAACGGCACGAGCGCAACGAAATGATCGTTGCCGCAAATGATTCGCTCGCCGAGGCTTCGCTCCAGCGCCAGATAGTCGCACAGGAGACAAGAGCCGGTCTGCTCCAGATATGTGCGCTGGCGCGCCGATTCCTTGGCGGCTTCGTTCGGAATGCTGTGCGTCGCCCAGATCTGGCAGTGCGGATGCGGATTGCTCGCGCCCATCGCCGCGCCGCGATTTTCGAAAATCTGCACGTAGTTGATCGCATCCAAGGCGCCGAGCCGCACCGTCTCGTCGCGCCATGCCTCGACGACGCGAGTGATCTCTGGGACGCTCATGTGCGGCAAGGTCAGATCGTGGCGCTCGGAAAAGCACAGCACGCGGCAGCGGCCGGGCTCGCCCCGCGCAATCAGCAGTCCGTTCCGAGCGAAGTCCTCCTCGGGACCTTGCGCCGTCAGCGCCGCGAAATCATTGTCGAACGCGAAAACGCCTTCATAATTGGGATTTCGCGCGCCATTCGCCCGCGCGTTTCCAGGACACAGATAGCAGGTCGGATCGTATCGAGGTCGTTCTGGAGCGTGGGTTTTTTCGACCTGGCCTTGCCATGGCCGGCTGGTCCGATGCGGCGAGACGAGCACCCACTCGCCCGTGAGCTGATTGAGTCGGCGATGCGAAGCGCTGTTCAGCAGGGACACGAGCGGCTCCTAATCGCCGACAGGGCCCGCGCCGGGACCAGGCAGGCAGGTGAGGATGGGCGGCGTCACGCCGGTCGCCGCGCGATATCTGTCAGCCATCGCCTGCGCGAAAGCTTCCGCATGTTGCGCCTCAACCAGATTGATGGTGCAGCCGCCAAATCCGCCGCCCATCATCCGCGCGCCATAGACGCCCGGAAGGCTGCGGGCGATCTCGACCATGAGATCAAGCTCGGCGCAGCTCACTTCATAGTCGTCGCTCAGACTTTCGTGCGAAAGATACATGAGACGGCCGCATTCCTGAAGGTCTCCCGCGTCCAGCGCCGCGGCGGCGCGCAACGTCCGGTCGATCTCGCCGACGACGTGCCGCGCGCGGCGAAAGACGAGTTCGGACATCGCATCGGCGTGGCGCATCAATTGGGCGAATGTCACGTCCCGCAACGCCGCTATTCCATCGATCCGCGTCGATAGAACCGCGACCGCGCGCTCGCAGTCCGCGCGACGCAAATTATATTCATCGCTCGCGAGCTGGTGGCGCACCATCGTGTCGCAAAGGACAAGACGCGCGTTCGGATCGATCGAAACTTTGCGCGAAACGAGACTGCGGCAGTCGAGCAGCAGCGCGCTCCCGGCGACGGCGCAGCACGATATGTACTGGTCCATAATGCCGCAGCGAACGCCCACAAACTGATTTTCGGCGCGCTGACAGATTTTGGCGAGTTCGACTCTGTCGACATCGCCGCCGGAAATCGTCACAAGCGCGAAGCCCGCGGCGACTTCGAACGCCGCCGAGGCCGAAAGTCCGGCGCCGATGGGCAAATTTCCGTCGAGGACGAGATCGGCGCCGCTGAGTTCATAGCCGGCGCGTTCTAGAAAGATCGCGACGCCACGCACATAATCGGTCCAATCGCCGCGCGGCTGTGCGTTCGCATCGTCGAGATCGAATTCGACGACTTCGTCCATGATCAGCGAGCCTATGCGCAAACGCCGGTCGAAGCGCGGCGCAATGGCGGCCCAGATCGAGAGATCAAGCGCCGCCGGCATGACAAAGCCGTCGTTGTAATCGGTATGCTCGCCAATGAGATTGATGCGGCCCGGCGCCCGAAAAAGGCGCGGCTCGCGCTCGAAATTGCGGCGGAAGGCGGCAATCAGATCTTGCTCGATCCTCGACTCCATTCCAGCCACAGTCCCATTGTCATCAAATCGTCAAGGCGACGCCGCATCGGATCGGCGGTAGAGGATCAAATGATAGTCCGCGCATGACACGTCAACGCCTTGGCGTTTGCTACTATCCTGAACATTGGCCGCAGTCACGCTGGAGCGACGACGCGGCCATGATGAAGGAGATAGGTCTTTCCCTTGTTCGGATTGGCGAATTCGCCTGGTCGCGGCTGGAGCCGAACGCGGGCGCCTATCGTTTCGAATGGCTGGGCGACGCCATCGATACGCTACATCGCGCCGGCCTCAAAGTCGTGCTTGGCGCGCCGACGGCGACGCCGCCCAAATGGCTCGTCGACAAGATGCCGGAGATGGCGGCGCTCGACGCCGATGGGCGGCCGCGCAAATTCGGTTCGCGCCGGCATTATTGTTTCAGCCACGAAGGCTACGCTCAAGAATGCGAGCGCATCGTCGAGCGTTTGGCGAGAGCCTTCGGCGGCCATCCCGCAGTCGTGGCGTGGCAGACCGACAATGAATTTGGCTGCCACGACACTGTGCTGAGCTATTCGCCGGCCGCGCTGCAGGCGTTTCGGCGATGGTGCGAGGCTAAATATCGCTCGATCGAGACGCTGAACACCGCCTGGGGCAATGTCTTCTGGTCGATGGAATATCGAAGCTTCGACGCGATCGAGCTGCCGAATCTGACCGTCACCGAAGCCAATCCGTCGCATCTGATGGATTTTCAGCGTTTCTCGTCCGATCAGGTCGTCGCCTTCAACCGGCGCCAAGCGCAGATCATCCGGCGTCATGCGCCGGGCGCGACGATCCTCCATAATTTCATGGGCGCGTTCGTCGACTTTGATCACTATGCGCTGTCGGATGATCTCGATATCGCCGCATGGGACAGCTATCCGCTCGGCTTTCTCGAACGTTCGTCTCACGACGACGATTTCAAGCTGCGCTACATGCGCGTCGGCGATCCTGACTTTCAGGCCTTTCATCATGATCTCTACCGCGCGTGCGGGCGCGGCCGATGGCAGGTGATGGAGCAGCAGCCGGGCGCCGTGAATTGGGCGCCGTGGAATCCAGCCCCCGCGAAAGGCGCCGTGCGGCTCTGGACCTTCGAGGCTTTCGCCGCCGGCGCCGAGGCGGTGAGTTATTTTCGCTGGCGGCAGGCGCCTTTCGCGCAAGAGCAGATGCATGAAGCGCTGCTGCTGCCGAACGCCGCGCCGAACGAAGCCTATGATGACGTCGCGCGCATGTCGAAGGAGCTCGCCATGCTCGATGCGCGCGTC of Methylocystis sp. SC2 contains these proteins:
- a CDS encoding 3-oxoacid CoA-transferase subunit A, encoding MRKNAIAVEAAAELVPDGARVMIGGFLGVGSPDRLIDALVARGARALTIIGNDTAYPTVGVGKLIEAGCVARVEVSHIGTNPTTQRLMSAGAIEVELIPQGTLAERIRAGGAGLGGVLTPTGVGTVVAQGKQLVEIDGASFLIEKPLRADFALLRAHESDYYGNLTYRLTAANFNPVMAFAADCVIAEPDEIVPVGVIPPDAVRTPGVLVTHIVGRAR
- a CDS encoding UDP-glucose--hexose-1-phosphate uridylyltransferase yields the protein MSLLNSASHRRLNQLTGEWVLVSPHRTSRPWQGQVEKTHAPERPRYDPTCYLCPGNARANGARNPNYEGVFAFDNDFAALTAQGPEEDFARNGLLIARGEPGRCRVLCFSERHDLTLPHMSVPEITRVVEAWRDETVRLGALDAINYVQIFENRGAAMGASNPHPHCQIWATHSIPNEAAKESARQRTYLEQTGSCLLCDYLALERSLGERIICGNDHFVALVPFWAIWPFETMVIATRHIGAFDELTGCEARALADILKRLTIRYENLFETDFPYSMGFHQRPTDGAPHANWHFHAHFYPPLLRSATVRKFMVGFEMLGEPQRDITPETAAARLRDVSETHYLDKPTR
- the galK gene encoding galactokinase, translating into MESRIEQDLIAAFRRNFEREPRLFRAPGRINLIGEHTDYNDGFVMPAALDLSIWAAIAPRFDRRLRIGSLIMDEVVEFDLDDANAQPRGDWTDYVRGVAIFLERAGYELSGADLVLDGNLPIGAGLSASAAFEVAAGFALVTISGGDVDRVELAKICQRAENQFVGVRCGIMDQYISCCAVAGSALLLDCRSLVSRKVSIDPNARLVLCDTMVRHQLASDEYNLRRADCERAVAVLSTRIDGIAALRDVTFAQLMRHADAMSELVFRRARHVVGEIDRTLRAAAALDAGDLQECGRLMYLSHESLSDDYEVSCAELDLMVEIARSLPGVYGARMMGGGFGGCTINLVEAQHAEAFAQAMADRYRAATGVTPPILTCLPGPGAGPVGD
- a CDS encoding beta-galactosidase, with protein sequence MTRQRLGVCYYPEHWPQSRWSDDAAMMKEIGLSLVRIGEFAWSRLEPNAGAYRFEWLGDAIDTLHRAGLKVVLGAPTATPPKWLVDKMPEMAALDADGRPRKFGSRRHYCFSHEGYAQECERIVERLARAFGGHPAVVAWQTDNEFGCHDTVLSYSPAALQAFRRWCEAKYRSIETLNTAWGNVFWSMEYRSFDAIELPNLTVTEANPSHLMDFQRFSSDQVVAFNRRQAQIIRRHAPGATILHNFMGAFVDFDHYALSDDLDIAAWDSYPLGFLERSSHDDDFKLRYMRVGDPDFQAFHHDLYRACGRGRWQVMEQQPGAVNWAPWNPAPAKGAVRLWTFEAFAAGAEAVSYFRWRQAPFAQEQMHEALLLPNAAPNEAYDDVARMSKELAMLDARVETARAPVALIFDYESAWAWRIQPQGQDFSYFDLVMCFYRALRRAGLSVDVIPPTAAAIADRRLIIAPALFAPSDNFAEALAKSGASILLGPRTGSKTADFQIPADLPPGVLRRIIDIRVRRVESLRPGARVPVSAQGAFVRWREFLTLGESVAPEFTSEDGETALARSDNVFYLAGWPDEELLTSVLRRVFVVAGISTLALPEDIRVRDNGAMRYIFNYGATTTDISALIGDETLSLGERLLEPCGVAAFRRRG